One genomic region from Jiangella sp. DSM 45060 encodes:
- a CDS encoding LysE family translocator: MVTTAALLGIAAVALGLVLTPGPNMIYLVSRSVTQGRRAGLISLTGVAAGFLVYLLAAAVGIAAVFTLVPALYTALKIAGAAYLLWLAWKAIRPGGDSVFAPKPLPADRPRRLFAMGLVTNLLNPKIAILYVSLLPQFVDPARGSVATQSVLLGLTQIVVALTVNALIVLTAGSLASFLGSRPLWLRAQRWVMGSVLAGLAVKMLTDRSRPVAAAT, translated from the coding sequence ATGGTGACCACCGCAGCACTGCTGGGAATCGCGGCCGTCGCGTTGGGCCTGGTGCTCACCCCGGGGCCGAACATGATCTACCTGGTGTCGCGGTCGGTGACCCAGGGACGCCGTGCGGGTCTCATCTCACTGACCGGCGTCGCGGCCGGGTTCCTCGTCTATCTGCTGGCCGCGGCGGTCGGCATCGCGGCGGTGTTCACGCTGGTTCCGGCGTTGTACACGGCGCTGAAGATCGCCGGCGCGGCGTACCTGCTGTGGCTGGCGTGGAAGGCCATCCGGCCCGGCGGCGACTCGGTGTTCGCGCCGAAGCCGCTGCCGGCCGACCGGCCCCGCCGGCTGTTCGCCATGGGCCTGGTGACGAACCTGCTCAACCCGAAGATCGCCATCCTCTACGTGTCGCTGCTGCCGCAGTTCGTCGACCCCGCGCGCGGCAGTGTGGCGACGCAGAGCGTGCTGCTCGGGCTGACGCAGATCGTCGTCGCGCTGACCGTCAACGCGCTGATCGTGCTGACCGCCGGTTCGCTGGCGTCGTTCCTCGGCTCGCGGCCGCTGTGGCTGCGGGCGCAGCGCTGGGTGATGGGGTCAGTGCTGGCCGGGCTCGCGGTGAAGATGCTCACCGACCGGTCGAGGCCCGTGGCCGCCGCGACCTAG